One stretch of Chitinophaga pendula DNA includes these proteins:
- a CDS encoding ABC transporter permease, with product MITNYLKIAWRNLVKNKTFSYINIVGLAISIASFLLITSYVLDELSYDKFNRDADRIYRINSKVSLGGGDVDAAVSDDMIGQLLKADYPQVEQFTRIYNEETTKLIKRGVTNVSESRVAFVDSTFFDVFTLPAISGDLKTALNEPNTVVITKSMAKKYFGTTDVVGKTIETTDNGSSIYKVNAVIEDMPRNSHFNFDFLFPMKNLNYNWGQFTNFNFHTYLKLAKGVDYKSFEKKLDEYINKYVLPYVQQFIKINSMEELKKSGNSLEYSLIPLTQIHLYSNLSSELAPNGNIQFVYIFAVVALFILVIACINFMNLATACSSKRTKEVGIRKVLGTEKRELIFQFLAESILTASLSLILAIGLTWLSLPVFNDIAGKSISITFLFSPAILIILLTLPFWVGILAGAYPAFYLSGFKPIEVLKGKLSSGSSGGGLRSILVVFQFATSILLIIGTIVIYKQLSFIQSKDLGFNKDQILIVNNTQLLGNNVDAFKDEVLRIKGVSNGTISSFLPVNSSSRSGESYFKEATLDVKNSLHMQNWEIDYTYIPTMGMELLKGRNFSRNFNDSNSVIINETAAKLLGYDDPVGKRIYTNDANHNPISYNIIGVVKNFNFESLRQNIGALSFFLNKNTGLESFRLNTKDVNPLISSIEEKWKSMAPGMPFSYRFMDDSFNDMYRDEQRVGKLGMIFSLLAIFIACLGLFGLATFIAQQRTREIGIRKVLGASAESIVRLLSKDFLRLVIIAFIIASPIAWLFMDKWLQGFAYRVGISWWIFIVAAVMVLLIALATVSFQAIKVAVANPLKSIRPRS from the coding sequence ATGATTACCAATTATCTGAAGATTGCCTGGAGAAACCTTGTTAAAAACAAGACATTTTCTTACATCAATATTGTAGGGCTTGCCATTAGTATAGCCAGTTTCTTGCTGATAACTTCCTACGTGTTGGATGAATTGAGCTATGATAAATTCAATCGTGATGCCGATCGTATCTACCGGATCAATTCAAAAGTAAGTTTAGGGGGTGGTGATGTCGATGCCGCCGTATCAGACGATATGATCGGACAACTGCTGAAAGCAGACTATCCACAGGTGGAACAGTTTACCCGCATCTATAATGAGGAAACAACCAAACTGATAAAAAGAGGCGTTACCAATGTAAGCGAAAGCAGGGTCGCCTTCGTAGACTCCACCTTTTTTGATGTATTTACATTACCCGCTATATCCGGAGACCTGAAGACTGCCCTGAACGAGCCCAATACAGTCGTGATCACCAAAAGCATGGCAAAGAAGTATTTCGGTACTACCGATGTGGTAGGCAAAACGATCGAAACCACCGATAATGGCTCCTCCATATATAAAGTGAACGCCGTGATCGAAGATATGCCACGTAATTCGCACTTTAACTTCGATTTCCTGTTCCCCATGAAAAACCTCAATTACAACTGGGGACAATTCACCAACTTCAACTTCCATACATATCTCAAACTGGCAAAAGGAGTAGACTATAAATCATTCGAGAAAAAACTGGATGAGTATATCAACAAATATGTACTGCCATACGTACAACAGTTCATTAAGATCAACAGCATGGAAGAACTGAAGAAATCCGGCAACAGCCTGGAATATTCATTAATCCCGCTCACACAGATACACCTGTATTCCAATCTCTCCTCCGAGCTGGCGCCTAACGGTAACATCCAGTTCGTATATATCTTTGCGGTAGTGGCACTGTTCATTCTTGTGATTGCTTGTATCAACTTTATGAACCTGGCTACAGCATGCTCCTCCAAAAGGACTAAAGAAGTAGGTATCCGCAAAGTATTGGGTACGGAAAAAAGAGAACTGATATTCCAGTTCCTGGCCGAATCTATCCTTACTGCCAGCTTGTCGCTGATACTGGCTATCGGACTTACTTGGTTATCATTGCCCGTCTTTAATGATATCGCCGGCAAATCCATCTCTATCACCTTCCTGTTCTCTCCGGCTATCCTGATCATACTACTCACACTCCCATTCTGGGTAGGTATACTGGCAGGTGCTTATCCCGCTTTTTACCTGTCTGGTTTCAAACCCATAGAAGTATTAAAGGGCAAGTTGAGCTCCGGCTCATCCGGTGGCGGATTGCGCAGCATCCTGGTCGTATTCCAGTTCGCTACTTCTATCCTGCTGATCATCGGTACCATCGTGATATACAAACAACTCAGCTTCATCCAGTCAAAAGACCTCGGGTTCAATAAAGACCAGATCCTGATTGTCAACAACACCCAACTGCTCGGAAATAATGTGGATGCCTTCAAAGATGAAGTACTGCGGATCAAAGGTGTGTCCAACGGCACTATCAGCTCTTTCCTGCCGGTAAACAGCTCCTCCCGTAGCGGAGAGTCTTACTTCAAAGAAGCCACCCTCGATGTGAAAAACTCCCTGCATATGCAAAACTGGGAGATCGATTATACCTACATCCCTACAATGGGTATGGAGCTGCTGAAAGGAAGGAATTTCTCCAGGAACTTTAACGACTCCAACTCCGTGATCATTAATGAAACAGCCGCCAAACTGCTGGGATATGATGACCCCGTAGGTAAACGTATCTATACCAATGATGCAAATCACAACCCGATATCCTACAACATCATCGGGGTAGTGAAGAACTTCAACTTCGAATCACTTCGCCAGAATATAGGTGCACTCAGTTTCTTCCTGAACAAAAATACCGGACTCGAATCCTTCCGGCTCAATACAAAAGATGTAAACCCGCTGATCAGCAGCATAGAAGAAAAATGGAAATCCATGGCGCCAGGCATGCCGTTCAGCTACCGGTTCATGGACGACTCCTTCAATGATATGTACCGGGACGAACAACGGGTAGGTAAGCTGGGAATGATATTTTCCCTGCTGGCAATCTTTATCGCCTGCCTTGGATTGTTCGGACTAGCCACCTTCATCGCACAGCAGCGTACCCGCGAGATCGGTATAAGGAAAGTACTGGGCGCCAGCGCAGAAAGTATCGTACGGCTGCTGTCTAAAGACTTCCTGCGACTGGTGATCATCGCCTTCATCATCGCGTCTCCCATCGCCTGGCTATTTATGGACAAATGGCTGCAAGGATTTGCCTACCGCGTAGGCATCAGCTGGTGGATATTCATCGTAGCCGCAGTAATGGTACTCCTGATCGCATTGGCAACCGTAAGTTTCCAGGCCATCAAAGTAGCAGTGGCCAACCCGCTAAAAAGTATAAGACCGCGTTCATGA
- a CDS encoding response regulator has product MHNEREIRLLIADDDQDDFELFQEALEELVLPASVQHCRDGVELMGVLKLSRPTELPDIIFLDLNMPQKTGYECIREIKGDTSLKDIPVVIFSTSFQPEIVQQLCQYGADRYLVKPNSFKDLVKAIRRVFSLAAETKLHCNSVDDFVLQP; this is encoded by the coding sequence ATGCATAACGAGAGAGAAATCCGTTTGCTGATCGCAGACGATGACCAGGATGATTTTGAACTCTTCCAGGAAGCATTGGAAGAATTAGTACTACCGGCCAGTGTACAACATTGCCGGGACGGCGTCGAACTAATGGGGGTACTTAAATTATCTCGACCTACTGAACTGCCTGACATCATCTTTCTCGATCTCAACATGCCCCAGAAAACTGGCTACGAATGTATCCGGGAGATAAAAGGAGATACCAGCCTGAAAGATATCCCTGTCGTGATATTCTCTACCTCTTTTCAACCTGAAATCGTTCAGCAGCTTTGCCAGTACGGGGCAGATCGCTATCTCGTTAAACCAAACAGCTTCAAAGACCTCGTAAAAGCCATCCGTAGGGTATTCAGCCTGGCTGCGGAAACAAAGCTACACTGCAATTCAGTCGACGATTTCGTTTTGCAGCCGTAA
- a CDS encoding PAS domain-containing sensor histidine kinase: MKKKNAATADGRFELIVQQAPVGITIFKGKDMIVEMANETYLQIVDKKEEELIGRSLYDSLPEVRTFVEPLLDKVYNTGVSHYGFEFPVILNRYGQSELTYFNFVYQALKDAEGAIFGVFVVANEVTTLVRVKQSIEESERQFRNMVMQSPIAMTIFRGPDHIIELANTTLLKNIWRKTEEEVMGKKALEVFPELKTQKYPALLQKVLNTGITHRESESLAIVGEESFYLDFEYAPLRDTEGNISGVMITVYDVTEKVVARQNVEETKERLRLAVEATGLASWDLDLRDMSIQHAPRLVEILGYPAGTALTHQQMRNSVIPEDLENIVLKAQEEAMTSGIYQYEARIILPDNTIAWIKTQGKVIYDEHKVPFKIIGTLRDITEEKAFSQALERQVQERTKELAVQNETLAKMNAELKSFAYVSSHDLQEPLRKIRIFSERILETEIDQLSAKGKDYFSRIEKATVTMQTLIKDLLVYSRTSNTERTFEKRNIDDLLNEVREQLSEELEEKNATINATPLGIAAIIPFQFKQLLINLISNSLKFCRPGIAPVININHQVVKATAVPGTTTAIEQDYYHLTITDNGIGFDNEFREKIFEIFQRLNQKEKFEGTGIGLAIVKKIVENHQGIISAQGEKDNGARFDIYFPIDPHR, translated from the coding sequence ATGAAGAAAAAAAATGCAGCAACCGCAGATGGCCGGTTCGAACTCATCGTTCAACAGGCGCCTGTTGGTATCACCATCTTCAAAGGAAAAGATATGATCGTGGAGATGGCCAACGAAACCTACCTACAGATCGTTGATAAAAAAGAAGAAGAACTTATAGGCAGATCCCTGTACGACTCTCTCCCGGAAGTAAGAACATTCGTAGAACCACTCCTAGATAAAGTTTATAATACCGGTGTCTCCCACTATGGGTTTGAATTCCCCGTCATCCTGAACCGCTACGGACAAAGCGAACTGACCTACTTTAACTTCGTATACCAGGCCCTCAAAGATGCAGAGGGCGCAATATTTGGCGTCTTCGTCGTAGCCAATGAAGTTACCACCCTAGTACGTGTCAAACAGTCCATAGAAGAAAGCGAAAGGCAATTCAGGAACATGGTCATGCAGTCTCCCATCGCCATGACCATATTCCGCGGCCCAGACCATATTATAGAACTGGCAAATACCACCTTGCTCAAAAATATCTGGCGCAAAACAGAAGAAGAGGTCATGGGCAAAAAAGCCCTCGAAGTCTTCCCCGAACTAAAAACACAGAAATATCCCGCCCTCCTGCAAAAAGTACTCAATACCGGCATCACACACCGGGAAAGCGAATCCCTGGCAATAGTAGGAGAGGAGTCATTCTATCTCGACTTCGAATACGCACCGCTGAGAGATACAGAAGGCAACATATCTGGCGTGATGATCACCGTCTATGACGTAACCGAAAAGGTCGTAGCCCGGCAAAATGTTGAAGAAACAAAAGAACGCCTCCGTCTCGCCGTAGAAGCCACCGGTCTCGCCAGCTGGGACCTGGATCTGCGAGATATGTCCATTCAACATGCCCCACGATTGGTCGAAATACTTGGCTATCCCGCCGGCACGGCGCTCACCCATCAGCAAATGCGCAATAGCGTCATCCCCGAAGACCTGGAAAATATCGTCCTAAAAGCACAGGAAGAAGCCATGACCTCCGGGATCTATCAATATGAAGCCCGTATCATCCTCCCTGACAATACCATCGCCTGGATCAAAACACAGGGGAAAGTCATATACGACGAACATAAAGTACCTTTTAAAATAATAGGTACCCTGCGCGATATCACCGAAGAAAAAGCCTTCTCACAAGCCCTTGAAAGACAGGTACAGGAAAGGACAAAAGAACTGGCCGTGCAAAACGAAACCCTGGCAAAAATGAACGCCGAACTGAAGAGCTTCGCCTACGTCTCCAGCCACGACCTGCAGGAACCGCTGAGAAAGATCCGCATCTTCTCCGAACGCATACTCGAAACGGAAATCGATCAGCTCTCCGCTAAAGGAAAAGACTATTTCAGCCGTATCGAAAAAGCAACGGTCACCATGCAGACACTTATTAAAGACCTGCTGGTGTACTCCCGCACCAGCAACACCGAAAGGACCTTCGAAAAAAGAAATATCGACGATCTCCTCAACGAAGTCAGAGAACAGTTAAGCGAAGAGCTGGAAGAGAAAAACGCCACTATCAACGCCACCCCTCTGGGTATTGCAGCCATCATCCCCTTTCAGTTCAAACAGCTACTCATTAACCTGATCAGCAATTCGCTTAAATTCTGCCGACCCGGCATAGCTCCCGTTATTAATATAAACCACCAGGTGGTTAAAGCAACGGCTGTCCCCGGCACCACCACCGCCATCGAACAGGACTACTATCATCTTACCATAACAGACAATGGCATCGGATTCGACAACGAGTTCCGGGAAAAGATCTTCGAGATCTTCCAACGGCTCAACCAGAAAGAGAAATTTGAAGGTACCGGTATCGGATTAGCCATCGTAAAAAAGATCGTAGAAAACCACCAGGGCATCATATCCGCACAGGGCGAAAAAGACAATGGCGCCCGATTTGATATCTATTTCCCCATAGATCCACATCGCTGA
- a CDS encoding response regulator, producing the protein MTNVNKEHTHVLLAEDDDDDFMVFSMAVDDIKTIKIVLTRAENGEILMRLLDEKHPDILFLDLLMPCKDGMQCIREIRANKKFDSLPIIIYSSLADLKNIEFCYREGSNLYAKKPSSLQELRDILERIFAIDWKRMMYYPPMSQFVINE; encoded by the coding sequence ATGACAAATGTTAATAAAGAACACACCCATGTTTTATTAGCAGAAGATGATGACGACGACTTTATGGTATTCTCTATGGCTGTCGATGACATCAAGACCATTAAAATAGTATTGACTAGGGCAGAGAATGGTGAGATTCTGATGCGGCTGCTGGATGAAAAACATCCGGATATCCTCTTCCTTGACCTGTTAATGCCCTGCAAAGATGGTATGCAATGCATCCGGGAGATCCGTGCCAATAAGAAATTCGACTCATTACCCATCATCATCTATTCTTCACTGGCCGACTTGAAGAATATCGAATTCTGCTATCGCGAAGGGTCCAACCTCTACGCCAAAAAACCGTCTTCATTACAGGAACTAAGAGATATACTTGAACGCATCTTCGCCATCGACTGGAAACGCATGATGTACTATCCGCCCATGTCACAGTTCGTTATCAACGAATAG
- a CDS encoding AraC family transcriptional regulator: MKIHVVTTSDVQYLPAIHSPERIRHFIPQATRTTIQGDFGNIYCQQSHLDLLTLSYCVFDLSRATDINISAFKSLHLCYNLSGRNIPVQQLVQLGNTQTLINYLICPQYTISLLPGHYSVLTLEVDQTLYPLLKEEYDFLRQLSPSQQLHSRCPRLTQSAQMQLTSEQLLSIEESGQLGSINLDAAAKRLLFLTFKEARTRLTSTIRLPCNPYKNLLLEVQHFIQHHLDHKMTIDSIARKFKLSRSRLQSAFKELFGIPIHSYIIEERIAKAKILLQQGALLAEVATTVGFPDKSNFVRAFKKATGLTPASYRELYNEEESNPS; this comes from the coding sequence ATGAAGATCCATGTTGTAACCACCTCCGACGTACAATACCTGCCCGCTATCCACAGCCCGGAACGAATAAGACATTTCATACCACAAGCTACCAGGACCACTATACAAGGCGACTTCGGCAATATATACTGCCAGCAATCCCATCTCGACCTCCTCACCTTGAGCTATTGCGTATTCGACCTCTCCAGGGCCACCGATATCAACATCTCAGCATTCAAATCCCTGCACCTCTGCTACAACCTCAGCGGCAGGAATATACCAGTCCAGCAACTGGTTCAACTGGGCAATACCCAAACGCTGATCAATTACCTCATTTGCCCGCAATACACGATCAGCCTGCTCCCCGGTCATTATAGCGTCCTCACCCTCGAAGTCGATCAAACACTATACCCCTTGCTAAAAGAAGAATACGACTTCCTCCGGCAATTATCCCCCTCACAACAGCTACACAGCCGTTGCCCCCGCCTTACCCAATCCGCCCAGATGCAACTCACCAGCGAACAACTGCTGTCTATCGAAGAATCCGGACAGCTTGGTAGCATCAACCTCGACGCCGCCGCCAAAAGATTACTCTTCCTCACCTTCAAAGAAGCACGTACCCGGCTCACCAGCACTATCAGACTGCCCTGCAATCCCTACAAAAACCTCCTCCTCGAAGTACAGCATTTTATCCAGCATCACTTGGACCACAAAATGACCATCGACAGCATCGCCCGCAAATTCAAACTGAGCCGCTCCCGCCTCCAATCCGCCTTCAAAGAACTATTCGGCATACCCATACACAGCTACATCATAGAAGAACGCATCGCAAAAGCTAAAATACTCCTCCAACAAGGCGCCCTCCTGGCAGAAGTAGCCACAACAGTAGGATTCCCCGATAAAAGCAATTTCGTGAGAGCATTTAAAAAAGCCACCGGCCTGACGCCTGCTTCCTACCGGGAGCTATATAACGAAGAAGAAAGCAACCCGTCCTGA
- a CDS encoding class I SAM-dependent methyltransferase, whose amino-acid sequence MKRAKLVSETIEQFYSETYEEIRLEVGLGPLEFERNKELIQRFLPAKGGAIADIGGGPGVYAAWMAKLGHEVILFDPVPKHVEQANKRSAKSKKRPFKALLGEARQLDLPDNTTDVAILHGPLYHLQQEEDRIAAIREAQRILKPGGIFLGFAINYTASTLVGLFNGHIYDPAFLQMCREELSSGVHNAPGNWPGILPEAYYHRPPQLTAEVTTTGLSHIDTFAVEGIAWMDSKYFEHRSDPLKNKQLMELLRLTENHPEMLAMSPHMMIAARK is encoded by the coding sequence ATGAAAAGGGCTAAACTAGTCAGCGAAACAATCGAACAATTCTATTCCGAAACTTACGAAGAGATAAGACTGGAAGTAGGGCTGGGACCCCTGGAATTCGAACGTAATAAAGAACTCATACAACGTTTCCTGCCAGCAAAAGGAGGCGCGATCGCCGACATAGGCGGCGGACCAGGTGTATATGCCGCCTGGATGGCCAAACTGGGCCACGAAGTAATCCTCTTCGACCCCGTACCCAAACATGTCGAACAAGCAAACAAACGCTCCGCCAAATCCAAAAAACGTCCCTTCAAAGCATTGCTGGGGGAAGCCCGGCAACTCGACCTCCCGGATAATACCACCGATGTAGCCATACTCCATGGTCCCCTCTACCACCTCCAGCAGGAAGAAGATCGCATCGCCGCCATCCGCGAAGCTCAGCGCATACTGAAACCCGGCGGCATATTCCTCGGCTTCGCCATCAACTATACCGCCTCCACCCTCGTAGGATTGTTCAATGGCCACATCTACGACCCTGCCTTCCTGCAAATGTGCCGCGAAGAACTAAGTTCCGGCGTCCACAATGCACCCGGCAACTGGCCCGGTATCCTCCCCGAAGCCTACTACCACCGCCCCCCTCAGCTGACAGCCGAAGTTACCACCACCGGCCTCTCTCACATCGATACCTTCGCCGTAGAAGGCATCGCCTGGATGGACAGCAAATACTTCGAACACCGCTCCGACCCCCTCAAAAACAAACAACTGATGGAACTCCTCCGACTCACCGAAAATCATCCCGAAATGCTCGCCATGAGCCCCCATATGATGATCGCCGCCAGGAAATAA